The genomic interval tgagagagaatagtgttgatagtgacagtgagagagaatagTGTTGATAGTGACAATGAGAGAGAATAGTGTTGatagtgacagtgagagagaatagtgttgatagtgacagtgagagagaatagTATTGATAGTGACAGTGAGTGAGAACAGTGTTGatagtgacagtgagagagaatagtattgatagtgacagtgagagagaatagtattgatagtgacagtgagagagaacagtGTTGATAGTGACAATGACAGATATAAGTGTTGatagtgacagtgagagagaattGTGCTGATAGTGACAGTGAGTCATAGAGAAACCTACTGTGAGGAAAGGCTCTCTCGTGACGAGTTGTCGTGACATGGGAAGCGACAGTCGTCCATCTCGgactctgagaggagagagagcaatgCCGATAAACTACCAGGGAGctactgtaggggagagtggggtaagttgagacgtttttacattcagcatcactccgtcaagggaaataCAGTATGTCTTTCTGTTTTggaaacatagcttgtccaaaaaaagtggtctcttggcacaacttagtTGAGCTGtgggacagggtaagttaagccgcatacacatttctgtactaaattaaatattaccactaccccTTTAAAACCATGTCCATCttcatttcccaaacacaattcaacacaatcacaatcgCTTTTTGTCTTTTAATACTTTTAAAGATTTTTTAACAGAGGCTTAACACCTaaggccctgttgttacctcatatctcAGAGATAATGCCTTGATTTTTTctgcctgggaagaaaacacttccatttgctcaacttgccattggctcaaccattggttcaacttaccccatggccattggctcaacttaccccatggtcattggctcaacttactccatggtcattggctcaacttaccccatggccaagGCTCAACTTACTCCATggtcattggctcaacttactccatggtcattggctcaacttaccccatggtcattggctcaacttaccccatggccatggCTCAACTTACTCCATggtcattggctcaacttactccatggtcattggctcaacttactccATGGCCATGGCTCAACTTACTCCATggtcattggctcaacttactccATGGCCATGGCTCAACTTACTCCATggtcattggctcaacttactccatggtcattggctcaacttaccccatggtcaTTGGCTCAAATTACCTCATGGTCATTGGCTCAACCTACTCCATGGCCATGGCACAACTTACTCCTTggtcattggctcaacttaccccatggtcaTTGGCTCAAATTACCTCATggtcattggctcaacttactccATGGCCATGGCTCAACTTACTCCATggtcattggctcaacttactccatggtcattggctcaacttaccccaaggcaaacattttgactatattatcCCACACAGGTACAAGGATgtactttcatgctaggtttaggacctcatattgaagcttatagagaccccaactgctGTATAGAACAATCTGCAAATTATCTACCTTGGCTTAGagacaagcatcatgaaacctctaacacaataaattcatttgacctggtgtttttttttacctaacttgcttaccactttatCCATGTGATTTCTTCCGTCTCAGACTGAAATGaagacctcttcctaaatatttggtcagattattaattttgtgtatggtttcctagaaacaagggtggctcaacttacgCCTTTGTCTcaatttaccccactctcccctatgtaACTTCATAGCAAACATAAGTATCTCACtaacgactgtgtgtgtgtgttaccttgaagTGAGGTCTGGGCTTGGCTCAGTAGTGAGGGCAGTGTACTACGGGCAGTAGAAGGGATCCTGCTAAATGGCTGAGAGGAGCTGAGGCTGTAGGAGGAGCTGGAACATGGGTGCACCTACAAGGGTttaacacacacagaacaaagtTAGGATCTCATTTACCTGGCAACTGAATACATGTGGGATACTATTTTAGTTGTAACATGATATCGTTGATAAGCTCAGTCAAATGGCACTATAtgttccctgcatagtgcactactttgaccagagcccatagtcaAAGTAGcgcactacagatgtaggatcttaatttgatcaccttgtggcaggagaactttcctgcaaagCAGGACATTTTTAACTTGTAGTGTACTTGAAGTTTAAAACGGCGcatgaagtttgtaatttccactttgaaatttcagactccTTTACGAAAAcatttatcaacccctacaaaagtGTCCATTAATtaaaatccacataataattaataTTTCCTGTTGCAGCAGGATTatttttctgctgtagcaaactggctcaaataaagatcatacatctgtatatacagttgaagttggaagtttacatacacttaggttggagtcattaaaactcaattatcaaccactccacaaatttcttgttaagaaactagagtttctactttgtgcatgacacaatacatttttccaacaattgtttacagacagattatttcacttataagtcactgtatcacaattccagtgggtcagaagtttacatacactaagttgactgtgcctttaaacagcttggaaaattccagaaaatgatgtcatggcattagaagcttctgataggctaactgacatcatttgagtcaattgaaggtgtacctgtggatgtatttcaaggccaacctttaaactcagtgcctctttgcttgacatcatgggaaaatcaaaagaaatcagccaagacctcagaaaaaaattgtagacctccacaagtctggttcatcattgggagcaatttccaaatcctTGAAGGTacaatgttcatctgtacaaacaatagtacgcaagtttaaacaccatgggaccacgcagccgtcagacgcgttctgtctcctagagatgaacgtactttggtgcgaaaagtgcaaatcaatcccagaacaacagcaaaggactttgtgaagatgctggaggaaacaggtacaaaagtatctatatccacagtaaaacaagtcctatatcaacataacctgaaaggccgctcagcaaggaagaagcccctgctccaaaaccgccataaaaaagccagactacggtttgcaactgcacatgggagaaatgtcctctggtctgatgaaacaaaaattgaactgtttggccataatgaccatcgttatgtttggaggaaaaagggggaggcttgcaagccaaagaacaccatcccaacccgtgaagcacaggggtggcagcatcatgttgtgggggtgctttgctgcaggagggactggtgtacttcacaaaatagatggcatcatgagggaggaaaattatgtggatatattgaagcaacatctcaagacatcagtcaggaagttaaagcttggtcgcaaatgggtcttccaaatagacaatgaccccaagcatacttccaaagttgtggcaaaatggcttaaggacaacaaagtcaaggtattggagtggccatcacaaagccctgacctcaatcctatagaacattgggggcagaactgaaaaagcgtgtgcgagcaaggaggcctacaaacctgactcagttacaccagttctgtcaggaggaatgggccagaattcacccaacttattgtgggaagcttgtggaaggctacctgaaacgtttgacccaagttaaacaatttaaaggcaatgctaccaaatactaagtgagtgtatgtaaacttctgaccctctgggaatgtgatgaaagaaataaaggctgaaataaataattctctctactattattctgacatttcacattcttaaaataaagtggtgatcctaactgacctaagacagggaatttttacttggattaaatgtcaggaattgtgaaaaactgagtttaattgtatttggctaaggtgtatgtaaacttccgacttcaactgtaggtaatagggtgccatttgggaagcagactaAAGCTCTGCTACCTGACCTGAGCTCGACGGGCTCTGACATTATACATGGGGTTAGGGACGGGTGGGGCCTGTTtattcatcaataactagggtacgggcAGGGTTTGGGTATCACTAAATTGATCACAAAAATGTTGAAGCTGAGCCATTTGCTCGTGCTCTGCTGCGCAGTACAGTCATATCTGACTAAGATCACAACATGATGTCACAAGTGCTTCAACCTCATCAAATATAAGACCAATAAGAGTTTATATCACAAAAAAATGCTCTTTCATGTCTCTTCATTGAGCAGAGTAGCCCAAGCGGAGCCGTTGCTATGGCTACTCACAGACTCAGAGCCGCCATGAGCAGAGCAGGGAGCtcgtgacagacagagaggagcagctaACGGAATGACTAACGCAGGAAGTCATTTCTGATTTCGGCCAGGGCCGGGCCTTAAATTTGGCAGAAGCAATCgggcctgggtagggtagggcctgaatgtcGCGGGTACGGGTAAGGCTCTAACGCAGACATGATGTTGATTTCTGGAGTACCTGGGTGTTGAGGGCAGAGTTGACTGGTTGAAGTGACAGCGTGGAGACGTGAGATGGCAGGAGTCCTGAAGAGAGAGCGGTGCTACATATGCCCCCGCCCAACGATAGAGGGGTGTTACAGACACCCCCACTCAAAGACAGAGGGTCCTTGTGACCGGTGTGGATTCCTAACCAAGAGAGTAATGTCAGACTTAATTCATAAATGCAATTCATTtatagaacacacacatgcacatatgtacagacacacacacacacacacacgcacacacacgcacacacgcacacacacgcacacacacaacagcacACCTAAAAGTGTTGAGGTCATATCTTGTCAGAGTAGAGCAAAAGCAGGAAGTCAACCCAGCCATTGACACACATGCTCTCTCTGTTGACACAACACAAAACCACAATCTAACAAATCTCTTTACGACGCACAGATCACTAACTACCTAAGATTTACTACGTATGTGCAGTCTGCACTTCTAGTTCTGTTCAAAAAGTCATAAGCAAAAAGCTTTACACATACAAGGGTTCTTCCCTCTTATTTTTACTCAATCTGTTACACTTCTTCATCCTTTTCTTTCTCTGTCGTGCAAATATGTACAAGCTTAAATCTGGCCGCCATTTTCTAAATGAGGTATCTTGCTTCCTGAACATCTCGAAATACACATACTTATAATGTGTACATTCATCATCCACAGCCACAATACACAGAAATGCTGTATATTATTTTCACATGCAAGTGCACGCTTGCAGTTACTCGTGCACACACAGGAAGCTAGAGGGCTACCGCACAGAGAGTACGCCCACTCAGACAGATCTGGTGAGACTCACCGGAGCCGCGGCCTGTGGAGAAACTGACGCtagaggaagtggaggaggaggggaaggaggaggaggagagggaggaggtgggcaGGGTGGAGGAGTACGCTGTGTGGGGGAGGGTGGAGGAGCTGGGGAAGAGCGAGGAGAACGAGGTGGAGGAGGTTAGGGAAGGAGGTGGAGCAGGAGCCGTGTGGTGATGGTGCTGCCGGTACTCCTCCTCTCGCCTCTCCGTCCGCTCCCGGTTCTTGCTCCCCCGCGGGCGCCCCGGTCCATGCCGGCTCTTCTTGTTGCCACGGTGCCTCCTCTCCCGGTGTGTTGGCAGCGGTGGTGGGGGCGTGGCCTTGTCTTCCTCTACGTCGGCCTCCTCCAGTATAGGGGGCGTGGCTAGGTGCGGGGACTTGAGAAGCGACTTTGAAAGCTTGTAGTCccccgaggaagaggaggaggagattttGCGGAGCTTGCTGCTGCCGCCGCCTAGCCCACCCGAGGAGGAAGTGATGCGCATGATGGAGCCGAAGGTGGAGATTGTGACCTTGGTCTCAAAAGAGTTGGCCTCGCCCTCTGACCTCTCGTGACCCTGCGACGACCCTCCGTGAGGTCCGTCAACCGGGGTCAGGGCCGGGGGCTGCAGAGAGGCCTTGTTGTGATATTTACTATTGTccaattcctcctcctcttcttctttctcttcttccttttcctcctcctcttcttcgtcATCTTCCTCAGGCGCTGTCCGTCTGGTCCGCTCGTCGCGGTGCTCCTCGGCACCATGCTCGTCCGCTCCTCGGTCGGGGTCGCGCTCCAAACGAGAGGTAGAGGAGAACGGGAGGAAGTCTTGGGAGCCGCCACCTGGGAATACACACCGTAGTTATTCCTAAACACAACACAATAACCAGACAACACTATACGGTGCAGTTATACCTAAACCATTATAAAACACACGTTCAGACTAAACACAGTGAAGTTATACCAAAACAAAGAGCTCTGCACTGGAGAGTTGGTTATTCACAAACAGAACTGACTGAGAAGTTGTTGGACAAAaaatggctggttggttggcccaTAAAGGATTAGCTTTGTACCAGTGTTGAAGGGACTGGAGgagcaagaggaagaggagcagcTCTTGCCAATGCTTCCTGTCTTCTTAATGCGATGTCCCACCTGGCCGTGAGAGCTCAACCTCTTTGAATTCCCCTCGCTGTCCTTGTTGCTGTGGTGACCCGACGACAACTAAATCAACAACACAGAAAGGTCACAGGGGAAAGTGTGTCATTATGGATTGAGAAGGGGTTTGATGCCATAGATTAAAGCCATTTACGCTCGTTAGAAAATATTGTAATACGGTCCTGTTAGAGAGTTCAACCAAGGACCTCACCTGAATAAAACCATTTTCTCAAATGTATCAACTTAGCAATAAGCAATAGTTGAAACTATTTAGGAGCCCAAATGATTATACTAGAACAATGAAGGAAGACAGATAGGATGGGTGGAGGTggggagactagagagagagagagagagagagagaaagagacagagagaagagagagagaagagagagagagagaaagagagagaaagatgagaggttagaaagaaagagacagagactgagggcATTTTAGGAGTGTAAATATTGGGGTTGGCTTTACCTTGTCCATACTGCTGGACAGTGAGGACCCCAGACCATCAGATGACTTTTTATGCCGCTCCTTTTGCCTCATCTTGTCCTTGTGACTCTGAATGAAACCAAAGGGAAAAGCCACACAAAGCATTAGCCAAATGcacattcagtacacacacacacacacacacacacacacacacacacacacacacacacacacacacacacacacacacacacacacacacacacacacacacacacacacacacacacacacacacacacaatacactcacaatacacacacactcaccttccTGAGCCTGTGGTGGTGGGAGCCGTGTTTGTCCTGGGCGGGGGACGTGGAGCGCCCCCTGGAGTGGCCGAAGGAGCTGCGTTCTGTGTTCTCTCCACTGGAGCGCATCTTCCTCTGCTACAGGACCCCacagaagagaggcagagagtcacACTGCTGCCAACCGTAACGGTCACAGGGGCAAGTACAGCTATAAGGGCAATAGCTAAACAGGCAATATCTAGAGCTACAGGGGCAACTAGGGGGAAGAAGCTATTTCTCCACGCCGGCTTGAAAAGCTATGTCTCCTTGCCTTCCTCAATGCAGTACGTGAATGGACGTTACAAATCCAAGAGGAAGTTGTAAGTCCTTTCCAAAGTCTTCTTAttacactacactcttagaaaacatTTCCATATTTCATTCCATTTTAATAAAGACGAATTGGAGATCTCCTAGAAAGTTGAAAACAGACTTGGATACATTTGCCAGTCTCTTACCATCTTGATGTAGTGGTGCTTGCAGTAGCCACAGTACTTGACGTTGTCAGCCTCAGGGCCCTCCTCCTCACACAGCAGGCCAGCCATCTGAGCACTGCACAGGGCCAGACAGTCAGACGGAtgggagaggacacacacacacacacacacacctacacacacacacacacagaccactcaCCAGGTGACGTGGAAGGCTTGTCGACAGCCCTGACGGTTGCACGTCATGCAGGCGCCACAAGCAGCCTTGCTCTCTCGCCCATGGTCCTCACAGATATAACACgtctagagagaggggaggagaaagatGAACAAGGAGGATGACTGACCAGAACATATCTCCTCTTATCAACGTCAGATGTCATGTCCACCTGAAATCACTCGCAGATGTAACGGGCAGACTTCGCTATGGAAGGTAAATCAGGTCGTTCCATGAAATGAGTGCTTTTCGCATCCCTTTGATTTATTAAGTAGGAATTGTGCACAAATATTGCATTTCAAAAGCGTGTTATTTTACTGTAAATGAAGTGccctaatatagaccacatggaacaTTCAATGCATCTGatttttaatatgaataaagacttgctaaagtgccaaaattcagcaGTATGACATGTCTCTCCGTGCATCCTCGGTGACTTGAAGTGGGTTAAAATGAAGATTAacttaaccccaacatttctgagtgggtcgagcataacacgtcaaccctgttatccaGAGATAGACTAgagatgtatttttattttattttttaaagtgaAGTAAGCATATAATTGCCCCTATCTGTTGCTGTGTACAAACTTTTATTCCCCATCACAAGGAGATTTATGTCTGACTTTAGATGAAGTCGTCGAccatgttactttatttggcacctaATAGACACTTACAAtagtatatttatatatttaaccTCTGGAGATGGGAAAAAGTGTTTtctattaagttgaacatgtgctctttttgACAGAATGATACAATTAAGTGAAATAAAAAGTTAGACTACTCAAAAGGTACCTAATTGGTGGAACGAGCCAAATCTAGATGTCTGTaggtgtatcccaaatggcatcctattccctatagagcgcactcactacctttgaccagggcccatagggctaaaaagtagtgcactatactctgggctctggtcaaaagtagtgcacgacatagagaatagggttccatttgggacacagcctgtgtGATACTGTTCAACTGTATGGGCCTCAACAGTGCCCAGAGTCCAACCCTAGCCTGTCATTGATAGCAGGCTGTTATGAAACATTCTGCCCCCTTCCACACCTCGCTCCCCCACGGCTAttacccagacagagacagagggggctgcctgcctagcaacaggtgcTGGACAAAGGAACAGCGGGCTCCTTACCTTTCTTCtcttctacccctcctctctccttgtgAGCCATAAGTATCATGGGCCAAAGGGAAACAGAGAAACGGTATCTGGAGCTACTGTAAAGGAGGGTGGGTGGTGGGCTTATTGAACCTTCACTCattgcctgtgtcccaaatggcgccctattctcTGTGTAGTAAAGCTACCTTTGACCAGGCgcccataggggatagggtgctatttgggacacggCCATTGTCCAGTCAAACGCTCTCTAAGAATGCAGGGCAGCAAATCCGGATGAATGGCTCGGACAATCCAGACCAGAGAGGTGCAAGCCATTTGCTGTAGCTGCCCCTGACACTGTAACATGAGACCACGACAAGACAAGCCCCCACTATTGTACGGCAGCAGGCGTCTACGTAGCTTCCCATTGACTCTAATAGAACTGTAATCCAATCATATAAAAGCTTTCGTTCCAAAAATCTTGTCTGGTGGGCATATGCTGTCTATAGATTTTTCCCACAGTAGCGATCACTCAAGACCATTAGGCCTAAAAGCATGCAGACTGTGGTGGGATACATGGCACATGACCGTCCAGATGCCAACTCTAAAAGAGATAACTTGCAGAGAGGCCTGAGGAAAAACTCTGGATGATCTCATGAAAGCTTTGCCtgtgcaaaaaaatatattgtatacTAATGACTGCTTGCAAATCACAGAATCGGACAAAAATGCCCCCACACGTTTGTGTGGAATATTGAAGATAGGCACATAGATGGACAGCCATTTACTCTGGCTAAAGAAACAATATATCCAAATGGATTACATCTTCATAGGCCTATAAAACGCATCTTAAATGACGGTCAAAACATCCTTCACGAAAGACAAACAGGCGTATCAAAAGTTGACGTGAACAGTGAAGAATACCTTGATGTATCTGTCGTGAGGGACGTACTGTAGTACGATAGGCTCCATGGTGAGAACGTTGGCAAACTGCACCTCGGGAATATAGAGTGCACAAACCACATGGGCCCAGCctggagagagaacagctcacattagtacacacacacacacacacacacacacgcgcgcacacacacacacacacacacacacacacacacacacacacacacacacacacacacacacacacacacacacacacacacacacacacacacacacacacacacacacacacacacacacacacacacacacacacacacacacacacacacacgcacgcacaccctgacgtgcatacacacacattaacacaaacACATCATATATTTGTAAGACAAGGGAAACGTGGAGGATGGCGGGATTGATGGAAAGTGGAGGATGAAGAATAAAAGGAAAGAAAGTCAGCCTCCAGTAGATTACCTCCACTGTCTGTCCTCTTGAGGGCGCCATCTTTGTGAGGGCACAGCTCACATCTCTGATGAGAAATGAGAGCACACCTCACAATAACCAACTACGCACAGTAGCTTCAATAGCACACTGTACTACCAGTGTTATTACTACAACAGGCAGGGGATTTGCTGTACATTGATAGACATGCAGTACATTACATTGATTTGAATGAGTATACGGATAATATGTTGATATACTGGACATATATACTCACCACTCTGGCAGCTCTTTCCTGAGACTCACATTTTCGACAGAACCACGGTCCAGTGGGCACCTGGACGATGCCATAGCacgctgtgacacacacacacacacacacacacacacacacacacacacacacacacacacacacacacacacacacacacacacacataaataaagaCACAAATAGAGACATCTTTAGTCTACCACTCAAATGAATGAGACACAAACAAAGGAACAAAAACAGTTACCTAACTTATTAGTTATGTAATTAACTAACTTCTTGGTATACCTTCAACTTTTAATTAGTCTTTTTTTTACTG from Salvelinus alpinus chromosome 2, SLU_Salpinus.1, whole genome shotgun sequence carries:
- the LOC139567601 gene encoding protein AF-17-like gives rise to the protein MREMVGGCCVCSDERGWAENPLVYCDGHGCSVAVHQACYGIVQVPTGPWFCRKCESQERAARVRCELCPHKDGALKRTDSGGWAHVVCALYIPEVQFANVLTMEPIVLQYVPHDRYIKTCYICEDHGRESKAACGACMTCNRQGCRQAFHVTCAQMAGLLCEEEGPEADNVKYCGYCKHHYIKMQRKMRSSGENTERSSFGHSRGRSTSPAQDKHGSHHHRLRKSHKDKMRQKERHKKSSDGLGSSLSSSMDKLSSGHHSNKDSEGNSKRLSSHGQVGHRIKKTGSIGKSCSSSSCSSSPFNTGGGSQDFLPFSSTSRLERDPDRGADEHGAEEHRDERTRRTAPEEDDEEEEEEKEEEKEEEEEELDNSKYHNKASLQPPALTPVDGPHGGSSQGHERSEGEANSFETKVTISTFGSIMRITSSSGGLGGGSSKLRKISSSSSSGDYKLSKSLLKSPHLATPPILEEADVEEDKATPPPPLPTHRERRHRGNKKSRHGPGRPRGSKNRERTERREEEYRQHHHHTAPAPPPSLTSSTSFSSLFPSSSTLPHTAYSSTLPTSSLSSSSFPSSSTSSSVSFSTGRGSGIHTGHKDPLSLSGGVCNTPLSLGGGICSTALSSGLLPSHVSTLSLQPVNSALNTQVHPCSSSSYSLSSSQPFSRIPSTARSTLPSLLSQAQTSLQESEMDDCRFPCHDNSSRESLSSQSPMSSLPLLFDQREGVGPGVRGRPENVPPSSSHIELLLEKHGNGEMGANIVEMLQSLHSLQQENQRLQDQILSLTAKKERLQLLNVELACPFPPQVHHSHHSAHGLVPTTTHAHISFLSSAYDPLSTNKSPLSKSCFLNDTSFITSSEELHSGSPSRSSSSLSFQSTPPPQQSPASFGQPLLNGLGGRVLTDSLGGLSQASSSMVGGLMASQAGSPQLNMNGMLGSLNGVIQSPVQNGPQPTLPALRPQPPPLGPQALAQGLQLPKSMSPSSLLSEQQKQLLLQQNFTPEQQVVVYQMLQQQRQRELQRLTLTGALTSTPTSQSPNLGASPLQGGQGHPLFGLQDNALHKPGGVGEKGGDKNG